A window from Citrobacter amalonaticus encodes these proteins:
- the rsmS gene encoding pleiotropic regulatory protein RsmS produces the protein MSLENAPDEVKLAVDLIVLLEENHVAPDTVLKALEMVKRDYEKKVAQTADKLD, from the coding sequence ATGTCACTTGAAAACGCCCCGGATGAGGTCAAACTGGCCGTCGATTTGATTGTATTGCTGGAAGAAAACCATGTCGCCCCGGATACCGTCTTGAAAGCGCTGGAAATGGTTAAACGGGACTATGAAAAAAAAGTGGCTCAAACTGCTGACAAACTTGATTGA
- the priC gene encoding primosomal replication protein N'': MKTAMLLQKLEDQLALLRQRCAPVAQHATISARFDRHLFQTRSTLLQACLDEAEGHLQALRQAVEQQQLPQVAWLAEHLASQLEAISRETASWSLREWDSASPGLAHWQRRRIQHQEFERRLQEMTAQRKARLAQVTRLDEQQTLQREVEIYEGRLARCRKALDNIERVLARLTR; the protein is encoded by the coding sequence GTGAAAACCGCCATGCTGCTGCAAAAGCTGGAAGATCAGCTCGCCCTCCTGCGCCAACGCTGTGCGCCGGTGGCGCAGCATGCCACGATCAGCGCCCGTTTCGATCGCCATCTTTTTCAGACGCGTAGCACCCTGCTCCAGGCCTGTCTGGATGAAGCTGAAGGCCACCTTCAGGCGCTACGTCAGGCGGTTGAACAGCAGCAACTGCCGCAAGTGGCCTGGCTGGCGGAACATCTGGCGTCGCAACTGGAAGCAATCTCCCGCGAAACTGCCAGCTGGTCGCTGCGGGAGTGGGACAGCGCCTCGCCGGGTCTGGCACACTGGCAACGCAGACGCATCCAGCATCAGGAATTTGAGCGACGTTTGCAGGAAATGACCGCGCAGCGCAAAGCGCGGCTGGCTCAGGTCACCCGTCTGGACGAACAACAAACGCTGCAACGCGAAGTGGAAATCTATGAAGGTCGTCTGGCGCGCTGTCGAAAGGCGCTGGACAATATTGAACGTGTCCTGGCGCGTTTAACTCGCTAA